The following are from one region of the Vitis riparia cultivar Riparia Gloire de Montpellier isolate 1030 chromosome 14, EGFV_Vit.rip_1.0, whole genome shotgun sequence genome:
- the LOC117930140 gene encoding thioredoxin H2 yields the protein MGAVLSNLLGGGAADASDSALEGSGVNVFHSSERWLLHFNASKESSQLMVIDFAATWCGPCKFMEPAVKSMASKYTDVDFVKIDVDELSDVAQEFAVQAMPTFVLLKRGKEVERVIGAKKDELEKKIQKHRAVSNA from the exons ATGGGAGCTGTGTTGTCGAATTTGTTGGGAGGAGGAGCTGCAGACGCATCAGATTCGGCTTTGGAGGGATCTGGAGTCAATGTATTTCACTCATCTGAGAGATGGTTGCTCCACTTCAATGCTTCCAAAGAATCCAGCCAATTGATg GTGATTGACTTCGCTGCGACCTGGTGTGGGCCTTGCAAATTCATGGAGCCTGCTGTCAAGTCCATGGCTTCCAAGTACACCGACGTCGACTTCGTCAAGATCGATGTTGATGAGTTGTCT GATGTGGCGCAGGAGTTTGCTGTGCAGGCCATGCCGACGTTTGTGTTGTTGAAACGAGGGAAGGAAGTGGAAAGGGTGATCGGGGCCAAGAAGGATGAGCTGGAGAAGAAGATTCAGAAACACAGGGCAGTTTCCAatgcttaa
- the LOC117930139 gene encoding ATPase 4, plasma membrane-type-like — MADKPEVLEAVLKEAVDLENIPIEEVFQNLRCNANGLTTEAANERLAIFGHNKLEEKEESKVLKFLGFMWNPLSWVMEAAAIMAIALANGGGKPPDWQDFVGIITLLFINSTISFIEENNAGNAAAALMARLAPKAKVLRDGKWSEEDAAILVPGDIISIKLGDILPADARLLDGDPLKIDQSALTGESLPVTKGPGDGVYAGSTCKQGEIEAVVIATGVHTFFGKAAHLVDTTNQVGHFQKVLTAIGNFCICSIAVGMVIEIIVMFPIQHRKYRPGIDNLLVLLIGGIPIAMPTVLSVTMAIGSHRLSQQGAITKRMTAIEEMAGMDVLCSDKTGTLTLNKLTVDRNLIEVFGKGVDPDTVILMAARASRLENQDAIDTAIVGMLADPREARAGIQEVHFLPFNPTDKRTALTYIDGQGKMHRVSKGAPEQILNLAHNKSEIEHRVHAVIDKFADRGLRSLAVAYQEVPDGRKESLGGLWQFVGLMPLFDPPRHDSADTIRRALNLGVNVKMITGDQLAIAKETGRRLGMGTNMYPSSALLGQNKDESIAALPVDELIEKADGFAGVFPEHKYEIVKRLQARKHVCGMTGDGVNDAPALKKADIGIAVADATDAARSASDIVLTEPGLSVIISAVLTSRAIFQRMKNYTIYAVSITIRIVLGFMLLALIWRFDFPPFMVLIIAILNDGTIMTISKDRVKPSPLPDSWKLAEIFATGVVLGSYLAMMTVIFFWAAYETDFFPRVFNVSSLQIKDRDDIRKLASAVYLQVSIISQALIFVTRARSWSFIERPGLLLVVAFVIAQLIATLIAVYANWSFAAIEGIGWGWAGVIWLYNLVCYIPLDFIKFIIRYALSGKAWDLVIEQRIAFTRKKDFGKEARELKWALAQRTLHGLHPPETKMFTDHNITELNQMAEEAKRRAEIARLRELHTLKGHVESVVRLKGLDINTIQQAYTV, encoded by the exons ATGGCTGACAAGCCAGAGGTGTTGGAGGCCGTGTTGAAGGAGGCGGTGGACTTG GAGAACATACCCATAGAGGAGGTTTTTCAGAACTTGAGGTGTAACGCCAATGGGCTCACCACGGAGGCTGCTAATGAGAGGTTGGCCATTTTTGGTCACAACAAGCTTGAGGAGAAGGAG GAGAGCAAGGTGTTGAAGTTTTTGGGGTTTATGTGGAACCCTCTTTCATGGGTCATGGAAGCGGCAGCTATCATGGCCATTGCGCTGGCCAATGGAGGA GGAAAACCTCCTGATTGGCAAGATTTTGTTGGAATTATTACTCTGCTTTTCATCAATTCAACAATAAGTTTTATAGAAGAGAACAATGCCGGTAATGCTGCTGCTGCTCTCATGGCTCGTCTTGCACCCAAAGCTAAG GTCCTTCGAGATGGAAAATGGAGTGAGGAGGATGCAGCCATTCTTGTTCCCGGTGATATAATCAGTATTAAACTTGGAGATATTCTTCCTGCAGATGCTCGTCTTCTTGATGGTGATCCATTGAAAATTGATCAG TCTGCACTTACAGGCGAGTCCCTTCCAGTGACCAAAGGTCCTGGTGATGGTGTTTATGCAGGTTCTACATGTAAACAAGGAGAGATTGAAGCAGTGGTAATTGCCACAGGCGTCCATACCTTCTTTGGCAAGGCTGCTCACCTCGTTGACACCACAAATCAAGTTGGGCATTTCCAAAAG GTCTTGACTGCTATTGGGAATTTTTGTATATGTTCTATTGCTGTGGGTATGGTAATAGAGATCATTGTCATGTTCCCCATTCAACACCGGAAGTATCGTCCAGGAATTGACAATCTCCTGGTGCTTCTTATTGGAGGAATTCCCATTGCAATGCCCACAGTTTTATCTGTGACGATGGCAATTGGGTCCCATCGCTTGTCTCAACAG GGTGCTATCACAAAAAGAATGACAGCAATAGAAGAAATGGCAGGCATGGATGTACTTTGCAGTGACAAAACTGGAACTTTGACATTGAACAAGCTAACAGTTGACAGGAACCTTATCGAG GTTTTTGGTAAAGGAGTAGACCCAGATACTGTTATTTTGATGGCAGCTCGAGCTTCACGATTGGAAAACCAAGATGCAATAGACACTGCTATAGTGGGGATGTTGGCTGATCCTAGGGAG GCACGGGCTGGTATTCAAGAGGTTCACTTCCTTCCATTTAACCCAACTGATAAGCGAACAGCTCTTACATATATTGATGGCCAAGGAAAAATGCATCGGGTCAGCAAAGGTGCACCAGAGCAG ATTCTGAATCTCGCGCACAACAAGTCAGAAATAGAGCACAGAGTTCATGCTGTGATCGATAAGTTTGCAGATAGGGGGTTGCGATCTCTTGCAGTGGCATACCAG GAAGTTCCTGATGGAAGGAAAGAGAGCTTGGGAGGTTTATGGCAATTTGTTGGCCTCATGCCTCTCTTTGACCCACCTAGACATGACAGTGCAGATACAATAAGGAGGGCTTTGAATCTTGGGGTTAATGTGAAAATGATCACAG GTGATCAATTGGCCATAGCAAAGGAAACAGGCCGCCGTCTGGGAATGGGAACCAATATGTATCCTTCATCTGCTTTGCTAGGACAGAACAAGGACGAGTCCATTGCTGCATTACCAGTTGATGAGCTGATCGAAAAGGCTGATGGTTTTGCTGGTGTTTTCCCTG AGCACAAGTATGAGATTGTAAAGCGTTTGCAAGCTAGGAAACATGTGTGTGGGATGACCGGCGATGGAGTTAATGATGCTCCTGCACTTAAAAAGGCTGACATTGGCATAGCTGTTGCTGATGCAACTGATGCAGCACGAAGTGCTTCTGACATTGTCCTGACAGAACCTGGCCTTAGCGTTATCATTAGTGCTGTACTAACTAGTCGTGCAATTTTCCAGAGGATGAAAAATTACACG ATTTATGCAGTTTCCATTACGATTCGTATAGTG CTTGGTTTTATGTTGCTGGCCCTCATATGGCGGTTTGATTTTCCACCCTTCATGGTGCTGATCATTGCTATTCTTAATGAtg GTACTATTATGACAATATCAAAGGATAGGGTGAAACCATCTCCTCTGCCAGACAGCTGGAAGCTGGCTGAGATTTTTGCAACTGGAGTTGTTCTTGGTAGTTACTTGGCAATGATGACAGTCATTTTCTTTTGGGCAGCATACGAGACTGACTTCTTTCCC CGTGTGTTTAATGTTTCAAGCCTTCAGATAAAAGATAGGGATGACATAAGAAAACTTGCCTCAGCTGTGTATCTACAAGTGAGTATCATTAGTCAGGCCCTTATATTTGTGACACGAGCCAGGAGTTGGTCTTTCATTGAGCGTCCTGGCCTTCTACTTGTAGTGGCTTTTGTTATTGCACAGCTG ATTGCTACGCTGATTGCTGTCTATGCAAATTGGAGCTTTGCTGCTATTGAAGGAATTGGATGGGGTTGGGCCGGTGTGATTTGGCTTTACAACCTTGTCTGCTACATCCCACTAGATTTTATAAAGTTTATTATCCGCTATGCCCTGAGTGGGAAAGCTTGGGATCTTGTTATCGAGCAAAGG ATTGCATTCACAAGGAAAAAGGATTTTGGAAAGGAAGCACGTGAGCTTAAATGGGCACTTGCACAGAGGACCCTCCATGGGCTGCACCCACCTGAGACCAAGATGTTCACTGACCACAATATCACAGAGCTTAATCAGATGGCTGAAGAGGCAAAACGGCGAGCTGAGATTGCAAG GCTGAGAGAACTGCATACACTCAAGGGCCATGTCGAATCCGTGGTGAGGCTGAAGGGCCTTGATATAAACACAATTCAGCAAGCATATACAGTTTGA